One Actinoplanes missouriensis 431 DNA segment encodes these proteins:
- a CDS encoding TetR/AcrR family transcriptional regulator, with product MTGRRTRDPQARRAALAAATMEVIAEAGVGRTTHRAVAAKAGLPLGATTYYFPTLDDLIAAGLRHAVDALQTDLDQWDERLRNAPDMAVALTGLVREYLTDRRQVRLEYELCLAAARDAALRPLADVWMRGLPAILEPYVGAGAGRDICALIDGIILLTLTTETVLDEPGLTAAIRRLGGAATAG from the coding sequence TTGACCGGGCGCCGCACCCGCGATCCGCAGGCGCGCCGCGCCGCGCTGGCCGCCGCCACGATGGAGGTGATCGCCGAGGCGGGCGTCGGGCGGACCACGCACCGCGCGGTCGCCGCGAAGGCCGGGCTGCCGCTGGGTGCCACGACCTACTATTTCCCGACTCTCGATGATCTGATCGCGGCCGGGCTCCGGCATGCCGTCGACGCGCTGCAGACCGATCTGGATCAGTGGGACGAGCGCCTGCGGAACGCGCCGGACATGGCGGTCGCGCTGACCGGGCTGGTGCGGGAGTACCTGACCGACCGGCGGCAGGTGCGCCTGGAGTACGAGTTGTGCCTGGCCGCGGCCCGGGACGCCGCGCTGCGGCCGCTCGCCGACGTCTGGATGCGCGGCCTGCCGGCGATCCTGGAGCCGTATGTCGGCGCCGGCGCCGGACGCGACATCTGCGCGCTGATCGACGGGATCATCCTGCTCACGCTGACCACCGAGACCGTTCTCGACGAGCCGGGACTGACCGCCGCGATCCGCCGGCTGGGTGGGGCCGCAACCGCGGGCTAG
- a CDS encoding cysteine hydrolase family protein: protein MTTLTDRPRTALLVIDVQNGVVAGAPRRDEVIANINTLLEKARLEDVPVIWVQHSDDGLVRGSDDWQFVPELARRDTEPLVHKEYGDSFEATELEELLAAHQVGRLVVTGAQSDACIRSTIHGGFVRGYDVTLVSDAHTTEDLTQYGAPAPEQVIAHTNLYWRWQSAPGRTAVTAETAKVTFGG from the coding sequence ATGACGACATTGACGGATCGTCCCCGCACCGCGCTGCTGGTGATCGACGTGCAGAACGGGGTGGTCGCCGGCGCGCCGCGGCGCGACGAGGTGATCGCGAACATCAACACGCTGCTGGAGAAGGCGCGCCTCGAGGACGTGCCGGTGATCTGGGTGCAGCACTCCGACGACGGCCTGGTCCGGGGCAGCGACGACTGGCAGTTCGTGCCGGAGCTGGCGCGCCGCGACACCGAGCCGCTGGTCCACAAGGAGTACGGCGACTCCTTCGAGGCGACCGAGCTCGAGGAGCTGCTGGCCGCCCACCAGGTCGGCCGGCTCGTGGTGACCGGGGCGCAGAGCGACGCGTGCATCCGGTCGACGATCCACGGCGGGTTCGTCCGCGGTTACGACGTCACCCTGGTCTCCGACGCGCACACCACCGAAGACCTCACGCAGTACGGCGCGCCCGCCCCGGAGCAGGTCATCGCGCACACCAACCTCTACTGGCGGTGGCAGAGCGCGCCCGGCCGCACCGCGGTGACGGCCGAGACGGCGAAGGTCACGTTCGGCGGGTGA
- a CDS encoding DMT family transporter, whose protein sequence is MPYVFLFGAIAAELVGTSLMKATEGFTRLWPTLACLTAYGASFVLLSQAVKGIQVGIAYAIWSGVGTAAIVAIGAVFLGEPVTTAKVAGISLIIAGVVMLNLHSGTAH, encoded by the coding sequence GTGCCTTACGTGTTCTTGTTCGGGGCCATCGCGGCCGAACTGGTCGGGACGAGCCTGATGAAGGCGACCGAGGGCTTCACGCGACTGTGGCCCACGCTCGCGTGCCTGACCGCCTACGGAGCGTCATTCGTGCTGCTCTCGCAGGCGGTGAAGGGCATCCAGGTCGGCATCGCCTACGCGATCTGGTCCGGCGTCGGCACGGCGGCGATCGTGGCGATCGGCGCGGTGTTCCTGGGCGAACCGGTCACGACGGCTAAAGTTGCCGGAATCTCTCTGATCATCGCCGGAGTCGTCATGCTGAATCTGCACAGCGGGACGGCGCATTGA
- a CDS encoding serine hydrolase domain-containing protein, whose protein sequence is MTDLEQTVSALTSDRHGVVVATIVGDEVTVRGTAGLDGSTRFEIGSITKVFTALTLARLTVAGAVTLDEPLRELLPPDTTVPLRDGVPITLRHLATHTSGLPRLPTGMLLGALLRPGKPDPYAGCSEDFLLRALARTRLSSTPGSRFRYSNFGAGLLGLALARRAGLSYEDLVAREITRPLDMEGTGIALPTTQGYRKPGRPVPAWHLAAMAGAGGLRSTADEVARFVQAHWDPTGALAPAVATALGVEHRVNPFLTTRLGWMSRQLHPKQGGFVQIFHNGGTGGFASFAGFDVERRVGVVALSDTSRSVDGPSFALLTALQSAA, encoded by the coding sequence ATGACCGATCTTGAACAGACCGTTTCCGCGCTCACGTCCGACCGGCACGGCGTCGTGGTCGCCACGATCGTCGGCGACGAGGTCACGGTGCGCGGCACGGCCGGCCTGGACGGCTCCACCCGCTTCGAGATCGGCTCGATCACCAAGGTCTTCACCGCGCTGACCCTGGCCCGGCTCACCGTCGCCGGCGCGGTCACCCTCGACGAGCCGTTGCGCGAGCTACTCCCACCCGATACCACTGTGCCTCTCCGTGACGGCGTTCCGATCACGCTACGTCACCTGGCAACGCACACGTCGGGGCTGCCGCGCCTGCCCACCGGCATGCTGCTGGGCGCGCTCCTGCGTCCGGGGAAGCCGGACCCGTACGCCGGATGCTCGGAGGATTTTCTGCTGCGGGCCCTGGCCCGCACGCGCCTGAGCAGCACGCCGGGCAGCCGGTTCCGCTATTCGAACTTCGGCGCGGGCCTGCTCGGCTTGGCGCTGGCGCGCCGCGCCGGGCTCAGCTACGAGGACTTGGTCGCCCGGGAGATCACCCGGCCTCTGGACATGGAGGGTACGGGCATAGCCCTCCCCACCACGCAGGGTTACCGCAAGCCGGGTCGCCCCGTCCCAGCGTGGCACCTGGCCGCCATGGCCGGAGCCGGAGGCCTGCGGTCGACGGCCGACGAAGTGGCCCGTTTCGTGCAGGCCCACTGGGATCCCACCGGAGCGCTGGCGCCGGCGGTGGCGACGGCCCTCGGCGTCGAGCACCGGGTGAACCCGTTCCTGACCACGCGGCTCGGCTGGATGTCCCGGCAGTTGCATCCGAAGCAGGGCGGATTCGTGCAGATCTTCCACAATGGGGGTACGGGCGGGTTCGCGTCGTTCGCCGGTTTCGACGTGGAGAGGAGGGTGGGGGTGGTGGCGCTCAGCGACACGAGCAGGTCGGTGGATGGGCCGTCGTTCGCGCTGCTGACGGCCCTCCAATCCGCCGCGTGA
- a CDS encoding GNAT family N-acetyltransferase → MLTIRPVQAADLPAIYDICVRTAAAGGDARGHYTTDVLMGDLFAGPYVHLEPQLAFVLADTAPSRSAPGGTSRSDAGRAVGYVVGTADTATFVRRYRDEWIPRLGDRYPVPPPPPLPRDPEQEMHALHHHPERMLVPGLDGYPAHLHIDLLPDYQRRGHGRRLIERFLSVVPAPGVHVAMVTANVGARPFYDRLGFVELPVSDPGPLTYLGARTGRR, encoded by the coding sequence GTGCTGACGATCCGCCCGGTTCAGGCCGCTGACCTGCCCGCCATCTACGACATCTGTGTCCGGACCGCCGCCGCGGGAGGGGATGCCCGGGGTCACTACACCACCGACGTCCTGATGGGCGACCTGTTCGCTGGCCCCTACGTGCACCTGGAGCCGCAGCTGGCATTCGTCCTGGCCGACACCGCCCCTAGCCGCTCCGCCCCGGGCGGCACCAGCCGGAGCGACGCCGGCCGGGCCGTCGGTTACGTGGTCGGGACCGCCGACACCGCGACCTTCGTGCGGCGCTACCGGGACGAGTGGATTCCGCGGCTCGGCGACCGCTACCCGGTTCCGCCGCCGCCACCGCTGCCGCGCGACCCGGAGCAGGAGATGCACGCGCTGCACCACCATCCGGAGCGGATGCTGGTGCCCGGGCTCGACGGCTATCCGGCGCACCTGCACATCGACCTGCTGCCGGACTACCAGCGGCGAGGGCACGGGCGGCGGCTGATCGAGCGGTTCCTGTCAGTGGTCCCCGCGCCGGGTGTGCACGTCGCCATGGTGACCGCGAATGTCGGGGCGCGGCCCTTCTACGACCGGCTGGGTTTCGTCGAGCTGCCGGTGTCCGATCCGGGGCCGCTCACCTATCTGGGAGCACGAACCGGACGGCGCTGA
- a CDS encoding LacI family DNA-binding transcriptional regulator, with product MTAHPCLADVARRAGVSTATASRVLSGRGPSSAASRDAVRRAAADLGYVPHPVARRLAHRSGTRIVFAVRDARADILRDPFVTRAAAAISAATEPEGLGTALLRLPLSASAELDRLAADRSVAALVLAGHDRTLMAGLPAALRDRTAVIGAGGSDVDSAAGVGALLHHLYGSGRRRIALIAGPRWLAASRAPLTAYTRLIRATGLPERVVHGDFTTVRGRSAAREILRRWPDTDAIATVSDATALGVLQALAADGLRVPHDVAVTGFDDSPLAEAVHPGLSTATHPVELIAVSAVRAALGAPSPGRLFPSRPVLRTSCGGAP from the coding sequence ATGACAGCGCATCCCTGTCTCGCCGACGTCGCCCGCCGGGCCGGTGTGTCCACGGCGACCGCCTCGCGCGTGCTCTCCGGCCGGGGTCCTTCCTCGGCGGCCAGCCGCGACGCGGTCCGCCGGGCCGCCGCCGACCTCGGTTACGTCCCGCACCCCGTCGCCCGCCGGCTGGCACACCGCTCCGGCACCCGGATCGTGTTCGCGGTCCGCGACGCCCGCGCCGACATCCTGCGCGACCCGTTCGTCACCCGGGCCGCCGCCGCGATCTCCGCCGCCACCGAGCCGGAGGGCCTCGGCACCGCCCTGCTGCGCCTGCCGCTGAGCGCGTCGGCCGAGCTCGACCGCCTGGCCGCCGACCGCAGCGTGGCCGCGCTGGTGCTGGCCGGCCACGACCGCACGCTGATGGCCGGCCTGCCCGCCGCCCTGCGCGACCGGACCGCGGTGATCGGCGCGGGCGGCAGCGACGTGGACAGCGCGGCCGGCGTCGGCGCGCTCCTCCATCATCTGTACGGGTCGGGCCGTCGCCGCATCGCCCTGATCGCCGGCCCGCGCTGGCTGGCCGCCTCGCGCGCGCCGCTGACGGCCTACACCCGCCTGATCCGCGCGACCGGCCTGCCCGAGCGCGTGGTGCACGGCGACTTCACCACCGTCCGGGGTCGTTCCGCCGCCCGCGAGATCCTCCGCCGCTGGCCGGACACCGACGCCATCGCCACGGTCAGCGACGCCACGGCGCTCGGCGTCCTGCAGGCCCTGGCGGCGGACGGCCTCCGGGTGCCGCACGACGTGGCCGTGACCGGCTTTGACGACAGTCCTCTGGCCGAGGCCGTCCACCCGGGCCTGTCCACCGCCACCCACCCGGTCGAGCTGATCGCGGTGTCCGCCGTCCGGGCGGCGCTCGGCGCCCCGTCACCGGGCCGCCTGTTCCCCAGCCGGCCGGTGCTCCGCACGTCCTGCGGAGGTGCGCCATGA
- a CDS encoding TetR/AcrR family transcriptional regulator, producing the protein MPRVSEAHLAARRQQILDAAVRCFVRKGFHQTSMQDVIKEADLSVGAFYRYFKSKNELITAIAGDKISQVTSVLDELLAAEPPPAVPEIIERVLELIDRSVEEDGPVRIAVQVWGEAVHDPEVGALVADVYGRVRSRAVQIAERAQAGGQLHPDADPVGVGVALFGLIQGYILQRILLGNVDRKQYVNGVRALVTG; encoded by the coding sequence GTGCCCCGCGTCTCCGAAGCTCACCTCGCCGCCCGCCGCCAGCAGATCCTCGACGCCGCCGTGCGGTGCTTCGTCCGCAAGGGCTTCCACCAGACGTCGATGCAGGACGTGATCAAGGAGGCGGACCTGTCGGTCGGCGCCTTCTACCGGTACTTCAAGAGCAAGAACGAGCTGATCACCGCGATCGCCGGCGACAAGATCAGCCAGGTCACGTCGGTGCTCGACGAGCTGCTCGCCGCCGAGCCGCCCCCGGCCGTGCCGGAGATCATCGAGCGGGTCCTCGAGCTGATCGACCGGTCGGTGGAGGAGGACGGGCCGGTGCGGATCGCCGTGCAGGTGTGGGGCGAGGCGGTGCACGATCCGGAGGTGGGCGCGCTGGTCGCCGACGTCTATGGTCGGGTTCGGTCACGGGCCGTGCAGATCGCCGAGCGGGCACAGGCCGGCGGGCAGTTGCACCCGGACGCGGATCCGGTCGGGGTGGGAGTGGCCCTTTTCGGTCTGATCCAGGGATACATCCTGCAGCGGATCCTGCTCGGCAACGTGGACCGGAAACAGTATGTGAACGGGGTCCGGGCGCTGGTCACCGGCTAG
- a CDS encoding DoxX family membrane protein, producing MSTIGRENVAHLENVEAPGSMLTHTAARSLAVLRIATGFVFLWAFLDKTFGFGYATPSARAWINGGSPTKGFLGSLETGPFVDTFHSMAGNPVVDWLFMLGLLGIGVALIAGIGLRIGAVATALMMAFMWVAEWPLASGSSNPIVDYHVIYGLAAAVLALTYAGHTWGLGRLWAKLPLVQRNRWLI from the coding sequence ATGTCCACCATCGGCCGCGAGAACGTCGCCCACCTCGAGAACGTCGAGGCCCCGGGCTCCATGTTGACCCACACCGCCGCTCGTTCGCTGGCCGTCCTCCGGATCGCCACCGGATTCGTCTTCCTCTGGGCGTTCCTCGACAAGACCTTCGGTTTCGGGTACGCCACCCCCTCCGCCCGTGCCTGGATCAACGGCGGCTCGCCGACCAAGGGCTTCCTCGGCTCCCTGGAGACCGGCCCGTTCGTCGACACGTTCCACAGCATGGCCGGCAACCCGGTCGTCGACTGGCTGTTCATGCTGGGCCTGCTCGGCATCGGCGTCGCCCTGATCGCCGGCATCGGCCTGCGGATCGGCGCCGTCGCCACCGCCCTGATGATGGCCTTCATGTGGGTCGCCGAGTGGCCCCTGGCCTCGGGCTCGAGCAACCCGATCGTCGACTACCACGTGATCTACGGGCTGGCGGCCGCCGTTCTGGCGCTGACCTACGCCGGCCACACCTGGGGCCTGGGTCGCCTGTGGGCAAAACTGCCCCTGGTCCAGCGGAACCGCTGGCTGATCTGA
- a CDS encoding histidine phosphatase family protein encodes MAEIVLVRHGQTEWSANGRHTSYTDLELTPEGERQARAVAERLAGRSFAAVLASPRKRALRTAELAGLTVTEVTEDLAEWNYGEYEGVTTKQIRETRPDWSLWTDGCPGGESPEQVGARLDRVLAKARELAGHGDVALVAHGHCLRVTGARWVGLPPSAGGLLKLDTGTLSALGFEHAVDPVIARWNA; translated from the coding sequence ATGGCGGAGATCGTGCTGGTACGGCACGGGCAGACGGAGTGGAGCGCGAACGGGCGCCACACCTCGTACACCGATCTGGAACTGACCCCGGAGGGGGAACGGCAGGCCCGCGCGGTCGCGGAACGGCTGGCCGGGCGTTCGTTCGCCGCGGTGCTGGCGAGTCCGCGCAAGCGAGCGCTGCGCACCGCCGAGCTCGCCGGTCTCACCGTGACCGAGGTGACCGAGGATCTCGCCGAGTGGAACTACGGCGAGTACGAGGGGGTCACCACCAAGCAGATCCGCGAGACCCGGCCGGACTGGTCGCTCTGGACCGACGGCTGCCCCGGCGGTGAGTCCCCGGAACAGGTCGGCGCCCGCCTCGACCGGGTGCTGGCGAAGGCCCGCGAGCTCGCCGGGCACGGCGATGTGGCGCTCGTCGCGCACGGGCACTGCCTGCGGGTCACCGGGGCGCGCTGGGTCGGGCTGCCGCCGAGCGCCGGTGGCCTGCTGAAACTGGACACCGGGACGCTGTCCGCGCTCGGTTTCGAGCACGCCGTGGACCCGGTCATCGCCCGGTGGAACGCCTGA
- the erm gene encoding 23S ribosomal RNA methyltransferase Erm, producing MPVGPRRSASRASPRREHARARRAYGQNLLADPRAARLLADIAVADPRLTVLEVGAGRGRLTTELLHRCRRVIAYEIDPDLATALPAHPRLTVRTGDFLAAKPPAATFTVAGNIPYGLTSSVITWCLESPALRRATLLTQWEYARKRTGDYGRWSRLTVLTWPEFTWTLAARVPATAFRPVPRVDGGVLVLDRREVPLVAPEHMPGYRRLVERGFTGVGGSLFATLSRDHGRQRTYAAFRACRLAEDLPVGEVWPEQWLTLFRLLSR from the coding sequence GTGCCGGTCGGCCCGCGGCGTTCGGCCTCCCGGGCCTCTCCGCGCCGGGAGCACGCCCGGGCCCGCCGCGCCTACGGCCAGAACCTCCTCGCCGACCCCCGGGCCGCCCGCCTCCTCGCGGACATCGCCGTAGCCGACCCGCGGCTGACCGTCCTCGAGGTGGGCGCGGGGCGCGGGCGGCTCACCACCGAGCTGCTGCATCGCTGCCGGCGGGTCATCGCGTACGAGATCGATCCGGATCTGGCAACCGCCCTGCCGGCGCATCCCCGGCTGACCGTGCGCACCGGCGATTTCCTGGCGGCGAAGCCGCCGGCGGCGACATTCACGGTGGCCGGCAACATTCCGTACGGCCTGACCTCTTCCGTGATCACCTGGTGCCTGGAGTCGCCGGCTCTGCGGCGCGCCACCCTGCTGACCCAGTGGGAGTACGCCCGCAAACGCACCGGCGACTACGGCCGCTGGAGCCGGCTGACCGTGCTGACCTGGCCGGAGTTCACGTGGACGCTCGCCGCGCGGGTGCCGGCGACCGCGTTCCGCCCGGTCCCGCGCGTCGACGGCGGCGTCCTGGTGCTCGACCGCCGCGAGGTGCCGCTCGTCGCGCCGGAGCACATGCCGGGTTACCGCCGGCTGGTCGAACGCGGCTTCACCGGCGTCGGCGGCTCCCTGTTCGCGACGCTGAGCCGCGATCACGGGAGACAGCGCACGTACGCCGCTTTCCGCGCCTGCCGCCTCGCTGAGGATCTGCCGGTGGGCGAGGTCTGGCCGGAACAGTGGCTGACCCTGTTCCGCCTCCTGTCCCGCTGA
- a CDS encoding class I SAM-dependent methyltransferase has protein sequence MSTDNLWLQKIAENPGHSQWYIDRFREMAARGDDLGGESRMIDAMVPRGARILDAGCGTGRVGGRLAAAGHTVAGVDLDPALIEEARRDYPDVRWQVGDLAELSLGESFDVVVCAGNVMTFVAPGSRGTILGRFRQHLTDGGRAVVAFGSGRGYEFEEFLKDAAVAGLEPDLLLSTWDLRPFTPGADFLVAILRAA, from the coding sequence ATGAGCACCGACAACCTGTGGCTTCAGAAGATCGCCGAGAACCCGGGCCACTCGCAGTGGTACATCGACCGTTTCCGGGAGATGGCCGCTCGCGGTGACGACCTGGGCGGCGAGTCCCGCATGATCGACGCCATGGTGCCGCGGGGCGCCCGGATCCTCGACGCGGGGTGCGGCACCGGCCGGGTGGGCGGGCGGCTCGCCGCCGCCGGGCACACGGTCGCCGGCGTCGACCTCGATCCGGCGCTGATCGAGGAGGCCCGGCGGGACTACCCGGACGTGCGGTGGCAGGTCGGTGACCTCGCGGAGCTGTCGCTCGGGGAGAGCTTCGACGTGGTGGTGTGCGCGGGCAATGTGATGACGTTCGTGGCGCCGGGCAGCCGGGGGACGATCCTGGGCCGGTTCCGGCAGCATCTCACCGACGGCGGCCGGGCCGTGGTCGCGTTCGGATCGGGGCGGGGGTACGAGTTCGAGGAGTTCCTGAAGGACGCCGCGGTGGCGGGGCTGGAGCCGGACCTGCTGCTGAGCACGTGGGACCTGCGGCCGTTCACGCCGGGCGCGGACTTCCTGGTGGCGATCCTCCGAGCCGCCTGA